The following nucleotide sequence is from Granulicella aggregans.
CGCTGCTGCGGCTCGTTCTCATCAATATGGAGCCGATACCCGCGATCGACACCTTCGTCGAATCCGATTGGAGGATCAAGCGAGATGTGGTCGGCGGGGTTGCGGCCATTCGAGTGGCCCGAGGTTACGAAAACCCGGACGGAACCCCGGACCCGAAACAGTTCAACGCATACTGGTTCGACAACTCAGGCAGACTACTGCAGACCTTCAGCAACGGCTTAGAGGTGCGACTCCAGGACTTCCAGAGCTTCAACGACGTAAGCGTACCACGCAGGATCGATGTACTGAATGGCGGCAAGTTGGGGATGCAGATGAGTGTCACCAGTCTGGAGCCCGCCGGAACGGTCTCACCCGCCATCTTTGTACTCAAAGGCCATGAGTGGGTGAGGCAATTCACCGCCGAGGTGCGCTGAGGGCTATTCCGACCCCGTGCTGCACCCCTCCTTGAAACCTGCGCGTCTTTCACTCATATTTCACAATGCCGTGTTGACACGCCCCTCGGCGATAGCCTATCGTTAGCAGTCGAAGGGTAAGAGTGCTAACGCCTCTACCCCACTCACGACTGCGATCTACAGGCATCCGCCTTGGTCGTTCAAAGGCACCGGCAACTCGCGCGTCTCGCACCGTCGATTCGCGCCTAAAGAATGAAGGAGATACGAGTTATGGCAGCATCATCATTCACACCGCTTCACGATCGCATCCTGGTAAAGCGCGTTGAAGAGGGCGAGAGCATCCGCGGCGGCATCATCATCCCGGACTCCGCTAAAGAGAAGCCGCAAGAGGGCAAGGTCATCTCCGTCGGCAAGGGCAAGTCCAACGACGAGGGCAAGACCTTCCCGCTCGATGTCAAGGCTGGCGACAGCATCCTCTTCGGCAAGTACTCCGGCACCGAGATCAAGCTCGATGGCGAAGAGTTCCTCATCATGCGCGAAGAAGAAGTCCTCGGCATCCTGAAGAAGTAGCGCTTCGCGCCGTGTACCGCGCCCTCTTGGGCGCAAAACCTTAAGAAGCAGCAGCAAGAACAATTTTAGGAGCAACGAATCATGGCAAAGCAAATTCTGCACGGAGAAGATTCCCGCCAGGCGATCCTGCGCGGCGTCAACATCCTGGCCGACGCGGTCAAGGTGACCCTCGGCCCCAAGGGCCGCAACGTCGTCATCGAGAAGAAGTTCGGCTCGCCCACCATCACGAAGGACGGCGTCACCGTCGCCAAGGAGATCGAGCTCGGCAACGCGCTTGAGAACATGGGCGCACAGATGGTCCGCGAAGTGGCTTCGAAGACCTCGGACGTAGCCGGCGACGGCACCACGACCGCAACCGTTCTCGCCCAAGCGATCTACCGCGAAGGCGTGAAGACCGTCGCCGCTGGTGCGAACCCGATGGCGCTGAAGCGCGGCATCGACAAGGCCGTCGAAGCCATCATCGGCAAGCGCGATGAGAACGGCGTTGTCGTTGGCGGAGCCCTCTCCACCTTCTCGAAGCCTGTCTCCGGCGAGATGATCGCCCAGGTTGGCACCATCTCGGCTAACTCTGACTCGCAGATCGGCACCATCATCGCGGAAGCTATGAAGAAGGTCGGCAAGGACGGCGTCATCACGGTTGAAGAGTCCCGCACCATGGAGACCCAACTCGATGTCGTCGAGGGTATGCAGTTCGATCGCGGCTACCTCTCGCCCTACTTCGTCACCGACGCAGAGCGCATGGAAGCTGCCCTCGAGAACCCCTACATTCTCATCTACGAGAAGAAGATCTCTTCGATGAAGGACCTGCTCCCCCTGCTCGAACAGATCGCCCGCACCGCTAAGCCCCTCGTCATCATCGCTGAGGATGTAGACGGCGAAGCGCTCGCGACCCTGGTCGTCAACAAGCTGCGTGGCACGCTCAACGTCGCTGCCGTCAAGGCGCCTGGCTTTGGCGATCGCCGCAAGGCCATGCTGCAGGACATCGCCATCCTCACCGGCGGCAAGGCCATCACCGAAGACCTCGGCATCAAGCTCGAGGGCGTCAAGATCGAAGATCTCGGCACCGCCAAGCGCGTCACCATCGACAAGGACAACACCACCATCGTCGACGGCGGCGGAGCGGACGATGACATCTCCGGTCGTGTGAAGGAGATTCGCGCGCAGGTCGAAAAGACCACCTCTGACTACGATCGCGAGAAGCTCCAGGAGCGTCTTGCCAAGCTGGTTGGCGGCGTTGCTGTCATCAAGGTGGGAGCTGCAACCGAGACCGAGATGAAGGAGAAGAAGGCCCGCGTCGAAGATGCCATGCACGCAACCCGTGCGGCAGTTGAGGAAGGCATCGTCCCCGGCGGCGGCGTAGCGCTCATCCGCTGCACGCACGTTGTTGACGCTCTCATCAAGACGCTTGAAGGCGACGAGAAGATCGGCGCAGCTATCATCCGTCGCGCTATCGAAGAGCCGCTTCGCATGATCGTCTCGAACGCTGGCGAAGAAGGTGCGGTGGTCATCGGCAAGATCCACGATTCGAAGGACACTAACTTCGGCTACAACGCCGGAACCGGCGTCTACGAAGACCTGGTCGCGGCTGGCGTCATCGACCCAACAAAGGTAACGCGCACTGCCCTGCAGAACGCGTCCTCCATCGCAGGCCTGATGCTCACCACCGAAGCCATGATCTCCGAGATCCCCGAGAAGAAGGAAGCGGGCGGCGGCGGTCACAACCACGGCGGCGGCGGCATGGACGGCATGTACTAGGATCTGCCATCCAGGCAACCGCGCCTTTGGCGCAAAGACGAACGAGAAAGCCCCGGAGAAATCCGGGGCTTTCCTGCTGCGCTTCTTCTTTCACTGTGGAAGTGCATAATTGCTTATAGGAACCCACCCTTTCACGCGAGGGTCGGTGGTGCGCCGAAATTAAGATGCCTTTTCATGGCGAGATTGACTCCATGACTGAATGAGATCATTTGCAATGCTATTCAGAGCTTATCTTGATGACAGTTCGGATCAGAAAAAGCAAGCCATAGCTGTGGCTGGGGCCGCTGTGGGCACCAAGAACCAGTGGAAGGCAGTCACCGATTCGTGGAATAAACGACTCGATGCCGATGGAATCGAATACTTCAAGTATTTCCAATATCGCGCATTTAGGGGCCAGTTTTTTAAGTTCAGGAAGGTTGACCTGTACCCTCCCCCAAAGGGCTCCCATATCGCCGGTGCACTTTTTCAAGACCTTCAAGAAATCATCTCAAATTCGGGAGTGAGGGGGATGGCTCATGCTATACCTCTCTGCTCATACGCCGCTATTAGGAAAAGCAGCGACAGGGCTGCCTCCATTTTTCCTGTAGACCCGTATGAGGCGGCAATGCAAACCTTAATGGGAGAGTGCGCCGACAGGACTCAGGAAAGTGGAGAGAAAAACCGGGTTGCCTTTGTTTCCGACGACTCCAATACTTCTAGGCGCGTGTTACAAATCTATAAAGCATTCAAAACAATGAACCCCGATAAAGGGAAAGTAATGAAGACCCTGTTTTTCGGAGACGATAAGCTGTATCCGCAACTTCAGGTGGCAGATCTGATGGCAGGCTTGGTGAGAGAGATTTGCTTGACCGCGCGAATCGACCAACAACTGCACAAGAACATCGTCACTTTCACCATATGGTCAGACGAAATGATGATCGATATGCTCGCCAAACGTCTCGAATGGGATAGAGCTAACCAATCTTAATGAACCATTCCGTCACGGCGACCCAGAAGTGCTTCTGAGGCTTGATTCTGTTCCGCAGCTACAGATGCTCTTCACCTCTTACGTTGGTTTCTGATATTTCTATTTGCGGATGAGTTCTTGCAACTTTGCTGCTCCCGCACCTGATGTCGCCACGTCATCCTCCGACTTTCCGCCGCTAAAGGCGGCGATGATGTGGCCGCCCTTGATCGGGACGATCACGCCACCCTCCCAGCCGAACTCGCCCGTCATCGGTGGACGAACCTTGCTGCCGCTGTCCTTCAGAGTGTCCGCCATCTCCGCGGCCTTGGCATAAGCAATCGCCAGCAGGTTTGAGCCTTTGTCTGTGGCGGTCGGAGTGTCCTTCATCCGCCCGACGACAAGCATCTTTGAACTCCACGACTGAATCGAGTCACCCTCGAAGCAGGCGAGCACGGCTGCGCCGCCGATCTTCAACTCTTCGGCCTTCGCCTTCATCGTCTGCAATGCACTGGAGGCAGCGCGATCAAAACCTTTACAGGCTACGGCTTCTGGCTGTTGAGCGGAGGCATGTCCCATCATCAACACGAATAGGATAATGAACAGGAGTTTGCGAACGGATGAAGTGTGCATAGGCCTGCCATGGTACCTTCTCCGCATAACAAACGGCCAGCGGGTTTCGAGATTCCCGCTGGCCGTCATCTCAATCAGCAAGTGACTTCTAGATGGAACTGCTCAACACCCGGTTCAGCCGCTGTACAAACGAGGCCGGGTCCTGCAACTGCACGCCTTCCATCAGCAGAGCCTGGTCGAGTAGGAGCCAGGCCGCATCGGTCGCCAGAGCATCGTCCGGCCGAGCCAGCAGCTTCTTCACGATCTCATGATCGGGATTGATCTCGAGCGTAGGCTTCGGCGCGGGAATGTCCTTCTGCCCCATCGCTCGCATCATCTGCAGCATCTGGAGGGAAGGTTCATCTTCATCGCTCACGATCACGGAAGGGCTGTCCGCCAGCCGCACCGACGCACGAACGTCCTTTACGCGATCGCCCAGCGTGGCCTTCAGCTTGTCGAGCAGCGGCTGCAGTGTCTCGGATTTATCGGCATCCGCTTCGTCTTTCAGGTCGTCACTGGTTGCGGCCTTGTTGACTGCCTTTAGCTCAATCTCGCCGTACTTGTCGACACCGGAAAAGACGATCTCGTCGAAGTCGTCGTCGAGGATCAGCACCTCGATGTCCTTCTTCTTGTAGATCTCCAACAGCGGCGAAGACTTCAGCAGTGACTCTGACCCGCCAGTGATGTAATAGATCGCCTTCTGCTCTGGCTTCATCCGAGACTTCACATCGGCGAGGCTGGTCAACCCCTCCGCCTTCGTGGACTTGAAACGGACAAGCTCCAGCAGCGTCTCGCGATTGGCATAGTCGCTGTACAGACCTTCCTTCAGAGGACGATTGAACTGCTGGATGAACTCCAGGTACTTCTCAGGCTGCGACTCCGAAGCGTTCTTCAGCTCGGTCAGGATCTTCTTCACGCTCGCCGTTCGAATGCTGGTCAGGACGCGGTTCTGCTGCAGAATCTCACGGCTCACATTCAGCGGCAGGTCTTCGCTGTCGATAACGCCGCGCACGAAGCGCAGATACTGCGGCAGCAGTTCCTTGGCGTCGTCCATGATGTAGACGCGCTTCACATATAGCTTCACGCCGACGCGATAGTCCGCATTGTAAAGATCCATCGGGGCCTTCGACGGAATGAAGAAGAGTGTCGTGTACTCCAGGCTGCCCTCTGCTTTGGTGTGGAACCAGAAGAGCGGATCGTTCCAGTCGCCAGAGATGGACTTATAGAACTCCTTGTAGTCCTCGTCCTTCAACTCGCTCTTGCTGCGCCGCCACATGGCGCTCGCGGCGTTTACCTGCTCGGTAACGAGTTTCTTTTCGGACTTCTTCTCTTCCTCGTTCCACTCGCTCTTCTCGTAGGTCAGGAAGATGGGGAACGCGATGTGGTTCGAGTACTTCTTGACGATCTCCTGCAGCCGCCAGCCATTGGCGTACTGCTTCCCTTCCTCGTTCAGGTGCAGCTTGATGGTCGTACCTTGCGAATGACGCTCTGCAGGCTCGATCTCGAAGCCGCTCTTGCCGTCACTCGTCCACTTGAAGGCCTGCTCTTCGCCGGCCTTCCGCGAGATCACCTCGACGTTGTCGGCCACCATGAAGGCGCTATAAAAGCCCACGCCGAACTGACCGATGAGGTTCGAGTCCTTCTTCGCATCGGAGGATAACTGCGCGAGAAAGTTCTTTGTGCCCGAGCGGGCGATCGTGCCGAGGTGCGAGACGAGATCTTCCTCGTTCATACCGATGCCGGTATCGCTCAATGTGATGGTGTGATTCTCTTCGTCAAGCTCCAGGTCAATCCGCGGATCGAACGCGAACGACTTGAAGGCGTCATCCGTCAACGTCAGATGGCGCAGCTTATCGAGTGCGTCGGAGGAGTTCGAGATCAACTCGCGGAGGAAGATCTCCGGGTGCGAGTAGAGAGAGTGGATGATGAGTTGGAGGAGTTGGCTGACTTCGGTTTGAAACTCACGTTTTGTAGCGGTTGCGTTTGCCATAGGCATCCATTATCGCTCTTCTTCGCGTGTCGATAAAGTCCGAAGACAGCCTTCCATCCGCAATTTTCAATCTGGATTTACATGGTCCAGATCGAGGTTCAATTCCAGCACGTTGACCGTTGGCTCGCCGAGCAGACCGAGGGTGCGTTGCGTCGTATGCTTCGCTACAAGGGTCCGCACCATATCTTCGCTCAGCTTGCGCTGCTTCGCAATACGGGCCACCTGGTACTCCGCAGCGGCCGGCGAGATGTGCGGATCGAGACCAGACCCCGATGTGGTCACAAGGTCGATCGGCACCGGCACGCCTGGGTGATCAAGCTGCACAGTTGCGGTGTCAGCGGCGATCCGGTCGACGAGCTTCTTACTCGTCGGGCCAAGGTTCGACCCACCCGACAAGGTGGGATCATAGCCCGCACCAGCGGCAGATGGCCGGCTGTGGAAGTAGTTATCGCCGCTAAAGGGCTGCCCAATCAAGGAGGAGCCGACGACCATTCCACTCTTCACGATCAGGCTTCCGTTCGCCTGCTTCGGGAAGGCCGACCGAGCGATCACCGTCACCAGCATCGGATAGCCGATACCCAGCAAGATGGTTGTGACGATCGTGTAGAGAATCGAAGTGATAAGTGCCTTGCGCATTGCCTCTCCTATGGCTAAGCCAGGTGAATCGCGGTGATGACGAGGTCGATGAGCTTGATGCCGACAAATGGCACGATGATGCCGCCAACGCCATAGATGATGAGGTTGCGCCTCAGCAGAGCTTCAGCGCTCATCGCCCTGTATCCAACGCCCTTCAGCGCCAGAGGGATTAAGCCAATGATAACGATGGCATTGAAGATCACGGCCGAGAGGACAGCCGATTGCGGCGTCTTCAGGTGCATGATGTTCAAAGCGTTCAGCACCGGGAACGTAGCCGCAAACATGGCTGGAATGATGGCGAAGTACTTCGCCACGTCGTTCGCGATGGAGAAGGTGGTGAGTGCGCCGCGCGTCATCAGGAGCTGCTTGCCGATCTCGACGATCTCAATCAGCTTGGTCGGGTTAGAGTCCAGGTCGACCATGTTGCCCGCTTCCTTTGCCGCCTGCGTGCCGGTATTCATGGCGACGCCTACATCTGCCTGAGCCAGTGCGGGAGCGTCGTTGGTACCATCGCCCGTCATCGCAACGAGCTTGCCGTCCGCCTGCTCGCGCTTGATCAAATCCATCTTGTCCTTGGGCTTAGCCTCGGCAAGAAAGTCATCGACGCCAGCTTCGCGCGCAATCGCCGCAGCGGTCAACGGGTTGTCGCCAGTGATCATCACGGTACGAATGCCCATCGCGCGGAGTTGGGCAAAGCGCTCCTTCATGCCGCCCTTGACGATGTCTTTCAGGTGGATCACACCCAGAGCACGGCGGCCTTCCGCAACCACCAGAGGCGTGCCTCCGCTGCGCGCAATCACGTCGACAGCATCGCGTACCTCCTGCGGCATGGAACCACCGTTCTGTTCGATGAACTTCGCGATGGCGTCCGTCGCTCCCTTGCGAATCTGGCGGCCATCGACATCGATGCCCGACATTCTCGTGAGCGCGCTGAACGGGACGAACTCTGCATGAAGCTCGCTCATCTCGCGCCCGCGAAGGCCGAAGCGCTCCTTGGCGAGCACGACGATGGAGCGGCCTTCAGGGGTCTCATCGGGCAACGAAGACAACTGCGCTGCATCGGCGAGT
It contains:
- a CDS encoding co-chaperone GroES, with the translated sequence MAASSFTPLHDRILVKRVEEGESIRGGIIIPDSAKEKPQEGKVISVGKGKSNDEGKTFPLDVKAGDSILFGKYSGTEIKLDGEEFLIMREEEVLGILKK
- the groL gene encoding chaperonin GroEL (60 kDa chaperone family; promotes refolding of misfolded polypeptides especially under stressful conditions; forms two stacked rings of heptamers to form a barrel-shaped 14mer; ends can be capped by GroES; misfolded proteins enter the barrel where they are refolded when GroES binds), with protein sequence MAKQILHGEDSRQAILRGVNILADAVKVTLGPKGRNVVIEKKFGSPTITKDGVTVAKEIELGNALENMGAQMVREVASKTSDVAGDGTTTATVLAQAIYREGVKTVAAGANPMALKRGIDKAVEAIIGKRDENGVVVGGALSTFSKPVSGEMIAQVGTISANSDSQIGTIIAEAMKKVGKDGVITVEESRTMETQLDVVEGMQFDRGYLSPYFVTDAERMEAALENPYILIYEKKISSMKDLLPLLEQIARTAKPLVIIAEDVDGEALATLVVNKLRGTLNVAAVKAPGFGDRRKAMLQDIAILTGGKAITEDLGIKLEGVKIEDLGTAKRVTIDKDNTTIVDGGGADDDISGRVKEIRAQVEKTTSDYDREKLQERLAKLVGGVAVIKVGAATETEMKEKKARVEDAMHATRAAVEEGIVPGGGVALIRCTHVVDALIKTLEGDEKIGAAIIRRAIEEPLRMIVSNAGEEGAVVIGKIHDSKDTNFGYNAGTGVYEDLVAAGVIDPTKVTRTALQNASSIAGLMLTTEAMISEIPEKKEAGGGGHNHGGGGMDGMY
- a CDS encoding DUF3800 domain-containing protein encodes the protein MLFRAYLDDSSDQKKQAIAVAGAAVGTKNQWKAVTDSWNKRLDADGIEYFKYFQYRAFRGQFFKFRKVDLYPPPKGSHIAGALFQDLQEIISNSGVRGMAHAIPLCSYAAIRKSSDRAASIFPVDPYEAAMQTLMGECADRTQESGEKNRVAFVSDDSNTSRRVLQIYKAFKTMNPDKGKVMKTLFFGDDKLYPQLQVADLMAGLVREICLTARIDQQLHKNIVTFTIWSDEMMIDMLAKRLEWDRANQS
- the htpG gene encoding molecular chaperone HtpG: MANATATKREFQTEVSQLLQLIIHSLYSHPEIFLRELISNSSDALDKLRHLTLTDDAFKSFAFDPRIDLELDEENHTITLSDTGIGMNEEDLVSHLGTIARSGTKNFLAQLSSDAKKDSNLIGQFGVGFYSAFMVADNVEVISRKAGEEQAFKWTSDGKSGFEIEPAERHSQGTTIKLHLNEEGKQYANGWRLQEIVKKYSNHIAFPIFLTYEKSEWNEEEKKSEKKLVTEQVNAASAMWRRSKSELKDEDYKEFYKSISGDWNDPLFWFHTKAEGSLEYTTLFFIPSKAPMDLYNADYRVGVKLYVKRVYIMDDAKELLPQYLRFVRGVIDSEDLPLNVSREILQQNRVLTSIRTASVKKILTELKNASESQPEKYLEFIQQFNRPLKEGLYSDYANRETLLELVRFKSTKAEGLTSLADVKSRMKPEQKAIYYITGGSESLLKSSPLLEIYKKKDIEVLILDDDFDEIVFSGVDKYGEIELKAVNKAATSDDLKDEADADKSETLQPLLDKLKATLGDRVKDVRASVRLADSPSVIVSDEDEPSLQMLQMMRAMGQKDIPAPKPTLEINPDHEIVKKLLARPDDALATDAAWLLLDQALLMEGVQLQDPASFVQRLNRVLSSSI
- the kdpC gene encoding potassium-transporting ATPase subunit KdpC, whose translation is MRKALITSILYTIVTTILLGIGYPMLVTVIARSAFPKQANGSLIVKSGMVVGSSLIGQPFSGDNYFHSRPSAAGAGYDPTLSGGSNLGPTSKKLVDRIAADTATVQLDHPGVPVPIDLVTTSGSGLDPHISPAAAEYQVARIAKQRKLSEDMVRTLVAKHTTQRTLGLLGEPTVNVLELNLDLDHVNPD
- the kdpB gene encoding potassium-transporting ATPase subunit KdpB, with product MSTAQKRSLWDVKIVRRAAMDALVKLHPRNMMKNTVMFVVEIGSVITTIYLVRDLVTNRGPFSFDLQVTLWLWFTVLFANFAEAMAEGRGKAQADALRQAKSETMANKLSPDGTITPTSSALLRVGDIVQCIAGEMIPGDGDVIEGVASVDESAITGESAPVIREAGGDRSAVTGGTRVLSDRIAVRISSNPGETFLDRMIALVEGAERQKTPNEIALNILLAGLTIIFLLAVGTLQPFAIYSTAPQSVFVLIALLVCLIPTTIGGLLSAIGIAGMDRLVQHNVLAMSGRAVEAAGDVNTLLLDKTGTITLGNRQASDFVAAPGVSNAELADAAQLSSLPDETPEGRSIVVLAKERFGLRGREMSELHAEFVPFSALTRMSGIDVDGRQIRKGATDAIAKFIEQNGGSMPQEVRDAVDVIARSGGTPLVVAEGRRALGVIHLKDIVKGGMKERFAQLRAMGIRTVMITGDNPLTAAAIAREAGVDDFLAEAKPKDKMDLIKREQADGKLVAMTGDGTNDAPALAQADVGVAMNTGTQAAKEAGNMVDLDSNPTKLIEIVEIGKQLLMTRGALTTFSIANDVAKYFAIIPAMFAATFPVLNALNIMHLKTPQSAVLSAVIFNAIVIIGLIPLALKGVGYRAMSAEALLRRNLIIYGVGGIIVPFVGIKLIDLVITAIHLA